The proteins below are encoded in one region of Holophagaceae bacterium:
- a CDS encoding sigma-54-dependent Fis family transcriptional regulator — translation MTRVLVVDDSRETCDLLEELLGGMGLEVAKATRPEDALQKLNGGGFSLMLSDINLEARLDGLDLLRAAKPLGIEVILLSGFGTIEKAIEAVKEGAFDFLSKPWDNEELKALVKRALVRKDAKAPLNHAPKGPQSVMIGSSAKMMEVYKTIASLQNSRATVLIVGESGTGKELVASTVHLSSDRKDRPFVAVNCGALSETLLESELFGHVRGAFTGAAGDKKGLFEEAHGGTIFLDEIGETSPSFQVRLLRVLQEQEVRKVGGNKTTKVDVRVIAATNKDLTQMVKEGRFREDLFYRLSVVEIHVPALRDRRTTDRDGRVVSDVGLLLDHFLAEASRKDQVGYSLRADARKLLEAYGWPGNVREMANVVEHLTQLSRGREITPDDLPSKLTQAGHPTANPPTATGPLAELVDAWDHLPTLEELERRYIQVLLKHETRKSRIAEILGKDRTTLYRKLRDLGLADGSDEG, via the coding sequence ATGACGCGTGTGCTGGTGGTGGATGACAGCCGTGAAACCTGCGATCTGCTGGAAGAATTGCTGGGCGGCATGGGACTGGAGGTGGCGAAGGCCACCAGGCCCGAGGACGCGTTGCAAAAACTCAACGGGGGCGGCTTCTCGCTCATGCTTTCAGACATCAATCTGGAGGCGCGGCTGGATGGGCTCGACCTGCTCCGGGCCGCCAAGCCGCTGGGCATCGAAGTCATCCTGCTTTCGGGTTTCGGCACCATCGAAAAGGCCATCGAAGCGGTGAAGGAGGGCGCCTTCGATTTCCTGTCGAAGCCCTGGGACAACGAGGAATTGAAAGCCCTCGTCAAACGGGCGCTCGTGCGGAAGGACGCCAAGGCTCCGCTGAACCATGCCCCGAAAGGCCCGCAGAGCGTGATGATCGGCTCGTCCGCGAAAATGATGGAGGTCTACAAGACCATCGCCAGCCTGCAGAACTCGCGCGCCACGGTGCTCATCGTGGGCGAGAGCGGCACCGGGAAGGAATTGGTGGCCAGCACGGTGCATCTCAGCAGCGACCGGAAGGACCGGCCCTTCGTGGCGGTGAACTGCGGCGCGCTGTCGGAAACCCTCCTCGAATCGGAATTGTTCGGCCATGTGCGCGGCGCCTTCACCGGCGCGGCCGGCGACAAGAAGGGGCTGTTCGAGGAAGCCCACGGCGGAACCATTTTCCTGGATGAGATCGGCGAGACCTCTCCCAGTTTCCAGGTGCGGCTGCTGCGGGTCCTCCAGGAACAGGAGGTCCGGAAGGTCGGCGGCAACAAGACCACCAAGGTGGATGTGCGCGTCATCGCGGCGACCAACAAGGATCTCACCCAGATGGTGAAGGAGGGCCGGTTCCGCGAGGACCTCTTCTACCGCCTCAGCGTCGTGGAAATCCATGTGCCGGCCCTCCGGGACCGCCGGACCACGGACCGGGACGGCCGCGTGGTCTCCGATGTCGGATTGCTGTTGGACCATTTCCTCGCGGAAGCCAGCCGCAAGGACCAGGTCGGCTATTCGCTGCGGGCCGATGCGCGGAAGCTGCTGGAGGCATACGGCTGGCCTGGGAACGTCAGGGAGATGGCCAATGTGGTGGAGCACCTCACCCAGTTGAGCCGCGGCCGCGAAATCACGCCAGACGACCTGCCCAGCAAGCTCACCCAGGCCGGACATCCGACGGCGAACCCGCCCACCGCCACCGGTCCCTTGGCCGAACTGGTCGACGCCTGGGACCATCTGCCCACGCTTGAGGAACTGGAGCGGCGGTATATCCAGGTCCTGCTCAAGCACGAGACCCGCAAGAGCCGCATCGCCGAGATCCTGGGAAAGGACCGGACAACCCTCTATCGAAAACTCCGGGATCTAGGGTTGGCCGACGGTTCCGATGAAGGATAG
- the xseB gene encoding exodeoxyribonuclease VII small subunit: MSASAPSFDDGLDRLEALVQQLEAGSLSLEDALSKFEEGVGLCKTLQEQLNEAQRRVEVLKRGLGGEYRAETLDVEAGPEEPA; encoded by the coding sequence ATGAGCGCATCCGCCCCCTCTTTTGATGACGGCCTGGACCGGTTGGAAGCCTTGGTGCAGCAATTGGAGGCCGGCAGCCTCAGCCTCGAGGATGCCCTTTCGAAATTCGAAGAAGGCGTTGGCCTCTGCAAAACCCTTCAGGAGCAGTTGAACGAAGCCCAGCGCCGCGTGGAGGTGCTCAAGCGCGGCCTGGGCGGCGAATATCGCGCCGAGACCTTGGACGTCGAAGCAGGTCCTGAGGAACCGGCGTGA
- a CDS encoding polyprenyl synthetase family protein, whose amino-acid sequence MKVGEAIRYSLEAGGKRVRPILCLLSAESVGAPAERALAGALALEYLHTYSLIHDDLPAMDDDDLRRGKPTCHVAFGEAHAILAGDGLQAEAFAVLASDAAIPPEARVEAIALLAEASGWRGMVGGQALDLEGEALDSYGLDHLKTIHRLKTGALLRASLEIGAVLGEAEPSFREALRSAGASLGLAFQIQDDILDATSDAATLGKRAGKDAGKGKITYPALLGLDGARRALAEATENALCHLQSLPRPESLEAWARYLAARTV is encoded by the coding sequence ATGAAGGTCGGCGAAGCCATCCGCTACAGCCTGGAAGCGGGGGGCAAGCGGGTGCGGCCCATCCTCTGCCTCCTCTCGGCCGAATCCGTGGGCGCGCCGGCCGAGCGGGCCTTGGCTGGCGCGCTGGCCCTGGAATACCTCCATACCTATTCGCTCATCCACGACGATCTTCCTGCCATGGACGACGATGACCTCCGCCGGGGCAAGCCCACCTGCCATGTGGCCTTCGGCGAAGCCCACGCAATCCTGGCCGGGGATGGACTGCAGGCCGAGGCCTTCGCGGTCCTCGCATCCGACGCAGCCATCCCGCCGGAGGCCCGGGTGGAAGCCATCGCCCTGCTCGCGGAAGCCAGCGGCTGGCGGGGGATGGTGGGCGGCCAGGCCCTGGACCTCGAGGGAGAGGCCCTGGATTCCTATGGCCTGGACCACCTCAAGACCATCCACCGCCTGAAGACCGGCGCCCTGCTGCGGGCGTCCCTTGAAATAGGCGCGGTACTCGGGGAAGCGGAACCGTCTTTCCGGGAGGCCCTGCGGAGCGCTGGAGCCTCGCTGGGACTCGCATTCCAGATCCAGGACGACATCCTCGACGCCACTTCAGACGCCGCCACCTTGGGGAAACGGGCCGGAAAAGATGCAGGAAAGGGTAAGATCACGTACCCCGCCCTGTTAGGGCTGGATGGCGCTCGGCGGGCCCTCGCCGAGGCCACGGAGAATGCGTTATGCCACCTTCAGTCCCTCCCAAGACCCGAATCGCTGGAAGCGTGGGCGCGCTACTTGGCGGCCAGGACAGTGTGA